The Candidatus Flexicrinis affinis genome has a segment encoding these proteins:
- a CDS encoding ABC transporter ATP-binding protein: protein MAFIECDNLVKIYKVATLEVVALQGLDLIVDQGEIIALIGPSGSGKSTLMNVLGGLDVPSAGRVTVGDFNLTELNRRSRVEYRRSAIGFVWQQTSYNLIGYLSVRENVELPMIFAGVSAPERARRASELLEAVDMAGRDRARPSQLSGGEQQRTALAVAMANRPQLLLADEPTGEVDSEAAEQIFDTLRALNRAYGVTIVIVTHDHNVSKRVNRVIGMRDGRASIEVLRQDGEGGVLLDEEEFTVLDRAGRLQLPHAFIERLGMRNLVRLHLEDDHVAVYPTEKEA from the coding sequence ATGGCGTTTATTGAATGTGACAACCTCGTCAAGATCTATAAAGTAGCGACGCTCGAGGTCGTGGCGCTCCAAGGCCTCGACCTGATCGTCGATCAAGGCGAGATCATCGCCCTGATCGGGCCGAGCGGCAGCGGCAAGTCGACGCTGATGAACGTGTTGGGCGGGCTGGACGTGCCGTCAGCGGGGCGGGTGACGGTCGGCGACTTTAACCTGACCGAACTCAACCGGCGGTCGCGTGTGGAGTACCGCCGCAGTGCGATCGGTTTCGTGTGGCAGCAGACATCGTACAACCTGATCGGCTACCTGTCCGTGCGCGAGAACGTCGAACTGCCGATGATCTTCGCCGGTGTGTCGGCCCCGGAGCGCGCCCGACGCGCCAGTGAACTGCTTGAGGCGGTCGACATGGCTGGCCGCGACCGCGCGCGCCCGAGTCAACTGTCTGGCGGCGAGCAGCAGCGCACCGCATTGGCGGTGGCGATGGCCAACCGGCCGCAGCTTCTGTTGGCCGACGAGCCTACCGGCGAGGTCGACAGCGAAGCGGCGGAACAGATCTTCGACACGCTGCGCGCGCTCAACCGCGCGTATGGCGTCACGATTGTGATCGTCACGCATGACCACAACGTCAGCAAGCGGGTCAACCGCGTGATCGGCATGCGCGACGGGCGCGCCAGTATCGAGGTGCTGCGGCAGGACGGCGAGGGCGGAGTCCTGCTTGACGAGGAAGAATTCACCGTGCTCGACCGGGCCGGCAGGCTGCAACTTCCGCACGCGTTCATCGAAAGGCTGGGTATGCGCAACCTCGTCCGCCTGCATCTGGAAGACGATCACGTCGCTGTGTATCCGACCGAGAAGGAGGCGTGA
- a CDS encoding putative N-acetylmannosamine-6-phosphate 2-epimerase, which yields MTAIVSLIPTRSIIVSCQAEAGTPTDRLETIIAFAQSAVLGGAAGLRLAGAEHIAAVRSAGIAVPIIGIDKQYSADAPVLITGDRRQVASLVNAGAQIVAFDATPRTRPSSLNEIIDEMHACGALALADLRHASDAEGALDAGADALATTLSVWDLPDYVPDIALVSELVRRWSVPVIAEGNFWTPQDVRRAFDAGAHAVVIGSAITRPWKIVEYFIRGSTS from the coding sequence ATGACAGCCATCGTTTCGCTCATCCCAACACGCTCGATCATCGTCTCGTGTCAGGCGGAGGCCGGCACGCCGACCGACCGCCTCGAGACTATCATCGCGTTCGCCCAGTCGGCCGTGCTAGGCGGTGCGGCGGGCCTTCGACTTGCCGGCGCCGAGCACATCGCCGCCGTTCGGTCGGCAGGGATCGCCGTTCCCATCATCGGAATTGACAAGCAGTACTCGGCCGACGCGCCAGTCCTGATCACGGGTGACCGGCGGCAGGTCGCGTCGCTGGTCAACGCCGGCGCGCAAATCGTCGCGTTCGACGCGACGCCACGCACCCGCCCGTCGTCGTTGAACGAAATCATTGACGAAATGCACGCGTGCGGTGCACTGGCGCTGGCCGATCTGCGGCACGCGTCAGACGCCGAGGGCGCACTTGATGCCGGCGCGGATGCGCTCGCGACGACGCTTTCGGTATGGGACCTCCCCGACTATGTGCCGGATATAGCGCTCGTCTCCGAACTGGTCCGGCGCTGGAGCGTCCCGGTGATCGCCGAGGGGAATTTCTGGACGCCGCAGGATGTGCGCCGAGCGTTCGATGCCGGCGCGCACGCAGTCGTGATCGGCTCGGCCATCACGCGGCCGTGGAAGATCGTCGAGTATTTCATCCGCGGGTCGACATCCTGA
- a CDS encoding dihydrodipicolinate synthase family protein — translation MNVFSGIWPALVTPSNADGTVNLDSLHALIDYLIGKGVYGFYVGGTTGEGVFTSFAERQKLVESSLRHINGRVPVIVHVGAVAAGDAEAYARHACDHGAVAISSIIPPLYESLESIGRYYRAIAAAAPSLPLLIYLLNPRLDSVALMRSVMDIPNLGGAKYTGPNMYEMRSIIDLGGSAWTMFSGMDEQATFGLMTGANGLIGSTLNFMPGAYLNIYRAVQEGRFADAHALQLRANRVTSAMIEIGFSGSLKAVLSDIVGVEMGSPRLPGLPLSAEKRSALRDLLARTDYEQLVAM, via the coding sequence ATGAACGTTTTCAGCGGCATTTGGCCGGCGCTCGTCACGCCTTCGAATGCGGACGGCACCGTCAACCTCGACAGCTTGCACGCGTTGATCGACTACCTGATCGGAAAGGGCGTGTATGGGTTCTATGTCGGGGGCACAACCGGCGAGGGCGTGTTTACGTCCTTCGCCGAACGTCAAAAGCTGGTCGAATCGTCGCTGCGGCACATCAACGGGCGTGTACCGGTGATCGTACACGTCGGCGCGGTCGCCGCTGGCGATGCGGAAGCCTACGCTCGCCACGCGTGCGATCATGGTGCGGTGGCGATCAGCAGCATCATCCCGCCGTTGTACGAGTCGCTCGAAAGCATTGGGCGCTATTACCGTGCAATCGCCGCAGCGGCACCCAGCCTTCCGCTTCTGATCTACCTGCTCAACCCACGCCTCGACAGCGTCGCGCTCATGCGCAGTGTCATGGACATTCCGAATCTCGGCGGCGCGAAATACACCGGACCCAACATGTACGAAATGCGCAGCATCATCGACCTCGGCGGCAGCGCGTGGACGATGTTCTCCGGCATGGACGAGCAGGCCACGTTTGGCCTGATGACCGGCGCAAACGGCCTGATCGGGTCGACACTTAATTTCATGCCGGGCGCATATCTCAACATCTATCGCGCGGTGCAAGAAGGCCGCTTCGCCGACGCGCACGCGCTCCAACTGCGCGCCAACCGCGTGACGTCCGCGATGATCGAGATCGGATTTAGCGGCTCGTTGAAAGCGGTCTTGAGCGATATCGTCGGCGTGGAGATGGGCAGTCCGCGGCTACCGGGTTTGCCGCTGTCGGCGGAAAAGCGCAGCGCGCTGCGTGACCTGTTGGCCCGCACCGACTATGAGCAGCTTGTGGCGATGTAA
- a CDS encoding Gfo/Idh/MocA family oxidoreductase has translation MWRIGIIGAGHYGEQHARALAQIDRAAITAASRTNAEALRAFTDRYGGSGYTDYADLLRDPAVDAVVIATPHHLHTDIAIAAARAGKHILLEKPMAPTLAECQQIADAARDAGVQLMLGHVNHFAPAYRVAKSILESGEMGDVVLGTATMQKQWMESNRREWHLDRSVGGGVWLTVGIHPVDRMTWLIDSPVTHVSAQLSTRFYDQQADDTGMAFLRYASGAAGTVVSVGYSDGAPKHLTELVCTRGGMNVDYAGGVSIGRGDSWRTVPESVPAGDWMLEALVGEWVGFLDALDSGAPTPVPPDFALHIMQIMFAAEESSATKSEIAIESLWTPG, from the coding sequence ATGTGGCGGATCGGGATCATCGGCGCGGGCCATTACGGCGAACAGCACGCGCGAGCGTTGGCGCAGATCGACCGCGCTGCGATCACCGCAGCGTCACGCACCAACGCCGAAGCCCTGCGGGCCTTCACGGATCGCTACGGTGGCAGCGGCTACACCGACTACGCCGACCTGCTGCGCGATCCGGCGGTCGACGCGGTAGTGATCGCCACGCCGCATCATCTACACACCGACATCGCTATCGCGGCGGCCCGAGCCGGCAAACACATCCTGCTCGAAAAGCCCATGGCGCCGACGCTGGCCGAATGCCAGCAGATCGCCGACGCCGCGCGCGACGCGGGCGTGCAGCTGATGCTGGGTCACGTCAACCACTTCGCGCCGGCGTACCGGGTCGCCAAATCGATCCTCGAATCTGGCGAGATGGGCGACGTCGTGCTGGGCACGGCGACCATGCAGAAGCAGTGGATGGAGTCGAACCGGCGCGAGTGGCACCTCGACCGTTCGGTCGGCGGCGGGGTGTGGCTCACGGTAGGCATCCATCCGGTCGACCGCATGACGTGGCTGATCGACTCGCCGGTCACGCATGTGTCGGCGCAGTTGTCGACGCGCTTCTACGACCAGCAGGCCGACGATACCGGCATGGCCTTCTTGCGCTATGCCAGCGGTGCGGCAGGCACGGTTGTGTCGGTCGGGTATTCGGACGGCGCGCCCAAGCACCTCACCGAATTGGTGTGCACCCGCGGCGGGATGAACGTCGATTACGCGGGCGGCGTGAGTATCGGCCGCGGCGATTCGTGGCGCACGGTGCCGGAGTCGGTGCCGGCGGGCGACTGGATGCTCGAAGCACTGGTCGGCGAGTGGGTGGGGTTCCTCGACGCGCTGGACAGCGGCGCGCCGACACCTGTTCCGCCCGATTTCGCGCTGCACATCATGCAGATCATGTTCGCCGCAGAGGAATCGAGCGCGACGAAGTCCGAAATCGCGATCGAGTCGCTGTGGACGCCGGGCTGA
- a CDS encoding fumarylacetoacetate hydrolase family protein, translating into MKLATFDSQGTERFGLVVTHPLTGEDWVFEPGPSQVRLAEYAKRGTSPYFGTRPVFWDSPPADMIGFLESGADGMARMRRFHDFLLIFLAKNDTFILLGAGHRIADVKLRAPIPRPRLILGLVQNSPTVWRHVPERQHLNVFPQGHQRPQGTVIDPGDPVVLPNSERVSGGWNPELAVVIGTGGRDIPVSQAMAHVAGLTIVSDVTVDYFRNDMFAQPEPWDWFEDAMTSWGDKKSDSRFPMGPYLVTMDEVGNPYDLMIYTRQSGHLRDRSHTGAMHIGIERTISWLSSFRALHPGDVIHMGTMGYDGSPFLFDPVEGDVIESEIERLGVLRNPVTYLPEPETGRTDAAPVEVVPPAVRVLVGTPDESIASAEVWSVERARHFWTVFGNYATADQAEGMTSRPYPRFLAAPNTALAASGASVRIPSRARTLSVGCELACVIGQVTSRVSVEDAAAAILGFTPMAVIRDSSFKDAVVEPASLQERHLPAVYARWADGFNVVGPVAPLENDSWRGRACTIAVDGVGAVETNTADYLFSAAQVIAYITRYITLFPGDVLALGPLGRELALPDVASRGPNLAGYAEISGLGRVTFTIG; encoded by the coding sequence ATGAAGCTGGCGACGTTTGATTCGCAGGGCACGGAGCGTTTTGGGCTGGTCGTCACGCACCCGCTGACCGGCGAGGACTGGGTCTTCGAGCCGGGACCGTCGCAGGTGCGGCTTGCCGAGTATGCCAAGCGCGGCACGTCGCCATATTTCGGGACCCGGCCGGTGTTCTGGGACTCGCCGCCGGCCGATATGATCGGCTTCCTCGAATCGGGCGCGGACGGCATGGCGCGGATGCGCCGCTTCCACGACTTCCTCCTAATATTCCTCGCCAAGAACGACACATTTATCCTGCTGGGCGCCGGGCATCGTATCGCCGACGTCAAACTGCGCGCACCGATCCCGCGCCCGCGCTTGATCTTGGGCCTTGTGCAGAACAGTCCGACCGTCTGGCGGCACGTGCCGGAACGCCAGCATCTCAACGTGTTCCCGCAAGGGCATCAGCGGCCGCAAGGCACTGTCATCGACCCGGGCGATCCGGTCGTGCTGCCAAATTCCGAGCGGGTTAGTGGCGGTTGGAATCCCGAACTGGCGGTCGTGATCGGCACCGGCGGGCGCGACATCCCGGTGTCGCAGGCGATGGCGCACGTCGCCGGCCTGACGATCGTGTCGGACGTGACGGTCGACTACTTCCGCAACGACATGTTCGCCCAACCCGAGCCGTGGGACTGGTTCGAGGATGCGATGACGTCGTGGGGGGACAAGAAGTCCGACTCGCGCTTCCCGATGGGGCCATATCTGGTCACGATGGACGAGGTCGGCAACCCGTACGACCTGATGATCTACACGCGGCAGTCCGGCCACCTGCGCGACCGGTCGCACACCGGCGCGATGCACATCGGCATCGAGCGGACGATCAGTTGGCTGTCCTCGTTTCGCGCGCTGCACCCCGGCGACGTGATTCACATGGGGACGATGGGCTACGACGGGTCGCCGTTCCTGTTCGACCCGGTCGAGGGCGACGTGATCGAAAGCGAGATCGAACGGCTCGGTGTGCTGCGCAATCCGGTGACGTACCTGCCTGAACCCGAGACGGGCCGGACCGATGCCGCGCCGGTGGAGGTCGTCCCGCCTGCGGTGCGCGTCCTCGTCGGAACGCCTGATGAATCGATTGCATCGGCCGAGGTGTGGTCGGTTGAACGCGCGCGGCACTTCTGGACAGTGTTCGGCAACTATGCCACGGCCGATCAGGCCGAAGGGATGACGAGCCGGCCATACCCGCGCTTTCTGGCCGCGCCGAATACGGCGCTCGCCGCCAGCGGGGCATCGGTGCGCATCCCGTCACGGGCGCGCACCTTGTCGGTCGGCTGCGAGCTGGCATGCGTGATCGGGCAGGTGACAAGCCGTGTCTCGGTCGAGGACGCCGCTGCCGCCATTCTGGGCTTCACGCCAATGGCCGTGATTCGCGACTCGTCGTTCAAGGATGCCGTGGTCGAGCCCGCATCGCTGCAGGAGCGGCACCTGCCGGCGGTCTATGCGCGCTGGGCGGACGGGTTCAACGTCGTCGGGCCGGTTGCGCCGCTGGAAAATGATTCGTGGCGGGGCAGGGCGTGCACGATCGCTGTCGACGGCGTCGGGGCGGTCGAGACGAACACAGCCGACTACTTGTTCAGTGCCGCGCAGGTGATCGCGTACATCACGCGCTACATCACGTTGTTCCCGGGCGACGTGCTGGCGTTGGGGCCGCTGGGGCGCGAGCTCGCGCTGCCTGATGTGGCGTCACGCGGTCCAAACCTTGCGGGATACGCTGAAATCAGCGGGCTTGGCCGCGTGACGTTCACGATTGGATAG
- a CDS encoding ABC transporter ATP-binding protein, producing the protein MDAMVCVEGLSRVFGRAEAPVHALSDVSQAFERGRMTAVVGRSGAGKTTLLNLIAGLDRPTEGRVWIDGSDVTALGEDEKATLRRDKLSFVFQSFGLLPLLTAAENVSIPLRMQHVARTERERRVTEALEWVGLRPRADHRPHELSGGEQQRVALARALAARPALMLADEPTGQLDSLTGKKVLAVMRQLVDELGITLIVVTHDVQVRDTADVVIHLRDGRIVDG; encoded by the coding sequence ATGGACGCGATGGTGTGCGTAGAAGGGCTGTCGCGCGTATTCGGGCGGGCCGAGGCGCCGGTGCACGCGTTGAGCGATGTCTCGCAGGCGTTCGAGCGCGGGCGGATGACGGCCGTCGTCGGGCGCAGCGGAGCAGGCAAGACCACGCTGCTCAACCTGATCGCAGGGCTGGACCGGCCCACCGAGGGCCGGGTATGGATCGACGGCAGCGATGTCACGGCGCTGGGCGAGGACGAGAAAGCCACGCTGCGACGCGACAAGCTGAGCTTCGTGTTCCAGAGCTTCGGTCTGCTGCCGCTGCTCACCGCGGCGGAAAACGTGAGCATCCCGCTGCGCATGCAGCATGTCGCGCGGACGGAGCGCGAACGGCGTGTCACCGAGGCGTTGGAGTGGGTGGGACTGCGTCCGCGCGCCGACCATCGGCCACATGAACTGTCCGGCGGCGAGCAGCAGCGCGTGGCGCTGGCGCGTGCGTTGGCCGCACGTCCTGCGCTGATGCTGGCCGACGAACCGACCGGTCAGCTTGACAGTTTGACCGGCAAGAAGGTGCTGGCGGTGATGCGTCAATTGGTCGACGAACTCGGGATCACGCTCATCGTCGTGACTCATGACGTGCAGGTGCGGGACACCGCAGATGTCGTGATTCATCTGCGCGACGGGCGGATCGTGGATGGCTAG
- a CDS encoding exo-alpha-sialidase — MERHGPQARWLIDEIGTLDETSYRAGLGTWPRSFTLTAWMYPVRSAGRQVVIRLNAPDVPGWSMVLDGGRLSAEFGTAETVAARVDGPRVDMVQWTFTALTMDAAAGTMQLTVGAVHAEAQVDTAAVSPNLLIVGGYTDAAGGHYDHTFGRGGTGWVDDVCMYDRVMDAGELAALAVVGGSAPTARIEFRPDGDAPCDVHFEAAGAVAARGVMWDFGDGTSAVGRKVAHRYAYAGSYDVRATVIGTGHQQAVAHATVTLAGAADPLTRVPVFINGTEGHACYRIPSIVRAANGDLLAFAEGRRDSCSDSTPVIRIVGKRSTDNGATWGPLQIVARHTFDGGEHALMNASPVVDMAGGTGRVILLYNLMTANEWALARGEGRNHTYCIVSDDHGVTWSLPRDISDQIGRPEWRIQRPTLGHAVQRADGRILHASTITVGDSSVFDSQNVLVWSDDLGETWRHADPCPTIGLNEATAAVLDGGTVLINCRAYLNGQPVGLRALTRAMFESDDSVQYGETVYHPLLIDSAVQASILKVGSYLLFSNPAHPKARRRLAVHVSADGGHVWLLGRVIDAGPAAYSDLVQQADDKVGVLYERGNQGGIVYVNFDLDWLVRDPSRFDSRGTP; from the coding sequence ATGGAGAGGCACGGGCCGCAGGCGCGCTGGCTGATTGACGAGATCGGCACGCTGGACGAGACGAGTTACCGCGCCGGACTGGGCACGTGGCCGCGCTCGTTCACACTCACTGCATGGATGTATCCCGTCCGGTCGGCGGGCCGGCAGGTCGTGATCCGGCTGAACGCGCCGGACGTGCCGGGGTGGAGTATGGTGCTGGACGGCGGTCGCTTGTCGGCCGAGTTCGGCACGGCCGAGACGGTCGCGGCGCGCGTTGACGGGCCACGTGTCGACATGGTGCAGTGGACGTTCACCGCGCTGACAATGGACGCTGCGGCCGGTACGATGCAGTTAACGGTCGGCGCGGTTCACGCTGAGGCACAGGTCGATACCGCGGCGGTTTCGCCGAATCTGCTGATCGTCGGCGGATACACCGACGCTGCCGGCGGGCACTACGATCACACCTTCGGACGCGGCGGCACGGGCTGGGTCGATGACGTATGCATGTACGACCGCGTCATGGATGCCGGCGAATTGGCAGCGCTCGCCGTCGTAGGTGGCTCGGCACCGACGGCCCGCATTGAGTTTCGGCCGGACGGTGACGCACCCTGTGACGTGCACTTTGAGGCGGCCGGCGCCGTTGCCGCGCGCGGAGTAATGTGGGACTTCGGCGACGGGACGAGCGCGGTTGGCCGAAAGGTTGCGCATCGTTACGCCTACGCTGGATCGTATGACGTGCGCGCGACTGTGATTGGTACAGGGCACCAGCAGGCGGTGGCGCATGCGACAGTGACTCTGGCGGGCGCGGCCGACCCGCTGACGCGCGTGCCGGTGTTCATCAATGGGACGGAAGGCCACGCGTGCTACCGCATTCCGAGCATCGTCCGGGCGGCGAACGGCGATTTGCTCGCGTTTGCCGAAGGCCGGCGCGACTCGTGCAGCGACTCGACGCCGGTCATTCGCATTGTCGGCAAGCGCAGCACCGACAACGGCGCGACATGGGGGCCATTGCAGATCGTCGCGCGGCACACATTCGACGGCGGCGAGCACGCGCTGATGAACGCCTCGCCGGTGGTGGATATGGCGGGTGGGACCGGCCGCGTGATCCTGCTGTACAACCTGATGACGGCGAACGAATGGGCGCTGGCGCGCGGCGAGGGCCGCAACCACACATACTGCATCGTCAGCGACGACCACGGCGTGACGTGGAGCCTTCCGCGCGACATCAGTGACCAGATCGGCCGGCCCGAATGGCGGATTCAGCGGCCGACGTTGGGCCACGCCGTACAGCGCGCCGACGGTCGCATCCTCCACGCCAGCACAATCACCGTCGGCGACTCCAGCGTGTTCGATTCGCAGAACGTGCTCGTGTGGTCGGACGACCTCGGCGAGACGTGGCGCCATGCCGATCCGTGCCCGACGATCGGACTCAACGAGGCCACCGCCGCGGTGCTGGATGGCGGTACCGTGCTCATCAACTGCCGGGCGTATTTGAACGGTCAGCCGGTGGGCTTACGCGCGCTGACTCGCGCAATGTTCGAATCGGACGATTCGGTGCAATATGGCGAGACGGTTTATCATCCGTTGTTGATCGACTCGGCCGTGCAGGCCAGCATCCTAAAGGTCGGCTCGTACCTGCTGTTTTCGAACCCCGCGCATCCGAAGGCGCGCCGGCGGTTAGCCGTGCACGTGAGCGCCGATGGCGGGCACGTATGGTTGCTCGGGCGCGTGATTGACGCCGGGCCAGCGGCCTACAGCGACCTCGTTCAGCAAGCGGACGACAAAGTTGGCGTGCTGTACGAGCGCGGCAATCAGGGCGGGATCGTGTACGTCAATTTCGACCTCGACTGGCTGGTCCGCGATCCGTCAAGGTTCGACTCTAGGGGAACACCATGA